The proteins below are encoded in one region of Flammeovirga kamogawensis:
- a CDS encoding PKD domain-containing protein, giving the protein MKFKIFKLLCIISLLAYSVAAQEIMVKNNNDNSISNLTLLTKIDGCTSFSGDFWLNGAKVKRWEYGKSVSILKKPSLIFSTKGENKLKAYYDVNGVEDSVSVVIEIIKLPTSLAFSSSVKKACFGSSITFKAENINYKYREIYFIVDGVKVKNGGSYTFKKSQYYDVIMKVITPSGCETSIKKDNYIQIFDKIDFSVSPNKVVVPGSSVTKTFQIFTSVPNLKFTWDFGDGTPIATGNSVTHTFKSKTAIVYKVKVTASNTLCTKTEVVDVAINSKSNIFDIKVTNDFCTSEVFEFIPNLPSKFNGKDIIWEFSDGYKVTKTLPLTVKRRFPQGTKNITITATVDGIIDQKELPSLLPKKQIKIKSDKLFCSLPYNVSPTIIGRNKLPKGYSFKWITSDGAISTSATPTFTFKKNTTKTIVLYGVNKSLGIECEIDRITVVGDKYEAKILSTNDLLSGNIYKQIEGCQGFSTELYYSIKQFKKVVPSAAVKNVIWNITKDGKPFLYKNNHRIKLNNLRSGKYEIKLTIRTKLGCVTILKKNILIGTELTPSFKVKKSTICNFEVLELVNTSNFAANINMNDVQYQTNLGKGWEDGFISNHMFRNTASGIIDIKLRVVYKGCPGMAVKKQITIQAPMSSFKLVKISPCDINSLEITNLSKGADNYIWEIIENGTVIMNHTTTSKAPFKLTDLLGRNLTEGVIYTIILTTTTSANTCTDVYDEEYKAIPYSNLTINSNDIIFVGESANFSLTSTLPLVTNNIDYEWTFEKDGKPYSIGSIKDKQPTVTFTEIGEYTVKVKVKFHDGGLCEKTFIKKGIQVIEIDASEINGIDKICLNNTGGTSTQNFSITPILKIKDHTKLNFFESKWEVWGDGPTPLFTSKVNTDSKNITNSFSYQFTSPRLQQFDEYEIRFTMVVGLRQVQKSKYVKVTAPVLNFGPLANHVSYNYECQEVITTIDPKLDYSKISDAQKATYLIELIDQKTRKKTILNDVLVVPISKDNVHLVVTRGLQPGQNELSITVTDPESCAINEQITITVPPLPIFEADFTPSTFSLPCRGFIDLIDLANETNGNSISRKDINGNKIPISRWFYHIVSTSGVDDYVESLDGKYKYFFESGTYEVSLVAEDQMGCRTTSPIKKIKVGGVRGEINNISKKIGYAPFKSEVEAILTYKEKNTNGIVYSWFSGDGVNSLTSAMKQTMSYTKLPVTSSSVTPGLYFIDKNGCKYAITAQDDITILQAPTIVLNDIQKCTADGSINVNASPKNFTPANVDNSKYSYNAKVHYQWYVNNTLIDAADGGDKEQITIIYGKDKKPFTVDPDDVNGKTFVLEYRMEADYHDKQNRNNSHHEKSPIKSTSFTVKYDPQPIAKIKDIHTVCENETLYLDASESSFGDFSRGKIERYEWEIKNWGTKTSTNPQLIIPNITPGIYEIKLTVYTLNLCAKDSTTKTVTVGTLPIVDFSADIACFGDVNVFNNLSTFKGKSIEANPSSIDYVKWYFDYNDKKNEVISTEISPEYIFLKPGIHKVKLEVYSKHGCMSSVTKDIEIVSRNLNTFISMDTTFCFKTDGKIELQAPQNKGLLYYWKDTNETTSKVLRDKEGTYELLIIDTSTKIDCKTYYKFNVRSLCSPQIFTPTGMSPNNDGLNDEFLIRSRYALDIKLNIYNRWGEIIFSKTYKNSSEARQEGNGWDGNYKGKVVAEGVYTYTIVYTSELDGSSYRMSNTISVLP; this is encoded by the coding sequence ATGAAGTTTAAAATATTTAAATTATTATGTATTATTTCATTGCTAGCATATAGTGTAGCAGCACAAGAAATAATGGTGAAAAATAATAATGATAACAGCATTTCAAACCTTACTCTTTTAACTAAAATAGATGGGTGTACAAGTTTTAGTGGCGACTTTTGGTTAAATGGAGCCAAAGTAAAAAGGTGGGAATATGGGAAGAGTGTCTCTATTTTAAAGAAACCATCATTAATATTTAGTACTAAGGGAGAAAACAAATTAAAAGCATATTATGATGTTAATGGAGTAGAAGATTCAGTATCTGTAGTTATAGAAATTATTAAGTTACCTACTTCATTAGCATTTAGCAGCTCGGTAAAAAAAGCTTGTTTTGGTTCTTCAATTACTTTTAAAGCTGAAAATATAAACTATAAGTATAGAGAAATTTACTTTATAGTAGACGGTGTTAAAGTAAAGAATGGCGGTTCTTATACTTTTAAAAAGTCACAATATTATGATGTAATAATGAAGGTTATTACTCCATCTGGCTGTGAAACCTCTATTAAAAAAGATAATTATATCCAGATTTTTGATAAAATTGATTTTTCAGTTTCACCTAACAAAGTTGTTGTACCTGGAAGTTCTGTAACAAAAACATTTCAAATTTTTACTTCTGTACCTAATTTAAAATTTACTTGGGATTTTGGTGATGGAACACCGATTGCAACAGGAAATTCGGTAACACATACTTTTAAAAGTAAAACTGCAATTGTTTATAAAGTAAAAGTAACTGCTAGTAACACTTTGTGTACAAAAACGGAAGTTGTTGATGTTGCAATTAATAGTAAAAGTAATATTTTCGACATTAAAGTAACGAATGATTTTTGTACTTCAGAGGTGTTTGAATTCATACCAAATCTTCCTTCAAAATTTAACGGTAAAGATATTATATGGGAATTTAGTGACGGTTATAAAGTAACCAAAACTTTGCCTTTAACTGTAAAAAGGAGGTTTCCTCAGGGTACTAAGAATATAACAATTACGGCTACTGTAGATGGAATAATTGATCAAAAAGAGTTGCCTTCGCTACTTCCAAAAAAACAAATAAAAATAAAATCAGATAAGCTATTTTGTTCTTTACCTTACAATGTTTCACCAACAATAATTGGGAGAAATAAATTGCCTAAAGGCTATTCTTTTAAATGGATCACCAGTGATGGTGCAATCTCAACTTCTGCTACCCCAACTTTTACTTTTAAAAAGAATACTACCAAAACAATTGTACTTTATGGAGTTAATAAAAGCTTAGGTATTGAGTGTGAAATAGATAGAATAACGGTTGTTGGAGATAAGTACGAAGCAAAAATTTTAAGTACTAATGATTTGTTATCAGGTAATATTTATAAACAAATTGAAGGATGTCAAGGCTTTTCAACAGAATTGTATTATTCTATTAAACAATTTAAGAAAGTAGTACCAAGTGCTGCAGTAAAAAATGTTATTTGGAATATCACTAAAGATGGCAAACCTTTTCTTTATAAAAATAACCATAGAATAAAGCTGAATAATTTAAGGTCTGGTAAGTATGAAATTAAATTAACTATACGAACTAAATTAGGGTGTGTAACCATCTTAAAGAAAAATATCTTAATAGGTACTGAGTTAACTCCATCTTTTAAAGTGAAAAAGAGCACTATATGTAATTTTGAAGTATTAGAGTTAGTCAATACATCTAATTTTGCTGCTAATATTAACATGAATGATGTTCAGTATCAAACTAACCTTGGGAAAGGGTGGGAAGATGGTTTTATTTCTAATCACATGTTTAGAAATACTGCTTCAGGGATAATTGATATAAAACTGAGAGTAGTTTATAAAGGTTGTCCTGGTATGGCTGTAAAAAAGCAGATTACAATTCAAGCTCCAATGTCTTCTTTTAAACTTGTGAAGATATCTCCTTGCGATATTAATTCTCTTGAAATTACAAATCTATCTAAAGGTGCTGATAACTATATATGGGAAATTATAGAAAATGGTACAGTTATCATGAATCATACAACTACCTCTAAAGCTCCATTTAAATTAACCGATTTATTAGGGCGTAATTTAACAGAGGGTGTTATTTATACTATCATATTGACAACAACAACTTCTGCAAATACATGTACTGATGTATATGACGAAGAGTATAAAGCAATTCCTTATTCCAATTTAACCATTAATAGTAATGATATCATATTTGTAGGAGAAAGTGCTAACTTTTCACTAACGAGTACATTACCACTTGTAACAAATAATATTGATTATGAGTGGACATTTGAAAAGGATGGTAAGCCTTATTCAATTGGATCTATCAAAGATAAACAACCTACAGTTACATTTACAGAAATTGGAGAGTATACTGTTAAAGTTAAAGTTAAATTTCATGATGGAGGCTTGTGTGAAAAGACATTTATAAAAAAAGGTATTCAGGTAATTGAAATTGATGCTTCAGAAATTAATGGTATAGATAAAATTTGTTTAAATAATACTGGAGGTACTTCAACACAAAACTTCAGTATCACTCCGATTTTAAAAATTAAAGATCATACAAAATTAAACTTTTTTGAGAGTAAATGGGAGGTTTGGGGTGATGGACCTACACCTTTATTTACTTCTAAGGTAAACACTGATTCGAAGAATATTACTAATAGTTTTTCATATCAATTTACTTCTCCACGTTTACAACAATTTGATGAATATGAAATTAGGTTTACAATGGTTGTGGGATTGCGTCAGGTTCAAAAGTCTAAGTATGTTAAAGTTACGGCACCTGTCTTAAATTTTGGACCTCTGGCAAATCATGTTTCATACAATTACGAATGTCAAGAGGTAATAACTACTATTGATCCAAAACTAGACTATTCTAAAATAAGTGATGCTCAAAAAGCAACTTATTTAATAGAATTAATTGATCAAAAAACGAGAAAGAAAACCATACTAAATGATGTATTAGTTGTTCCAATTTCTAAAGATAATGTTCATCTTGTTGTTACTAGGGGATTACAACCAGGGCAGAATGAATTATCAATTACTGTAACAGACCCAGAATCTTGTGCTATAAATGAGCAAATAACAATAACAGTACCACCATTACCGATATTTGAAGCTGATTTTACACCATCTACATTTTCATTACCTTGTCGTGGATTTATTGATTTAATTGATTTGGCAAATGAGACTAATGGAAATTCCATTTCTAGAAAAGATATTAATGGGAATAAAATACCGATAAGCAGATGGTTTTATCATATTGTTAGTACCTCTGGTGTTGATGATTATGTAGAGTCTTTAGATGGTAAATATAAATATTTCTTTGAATCTGGAACTTATGAAGTTTCTTTAGTTGCTGAAGATCAAATGGGATGTAGAACAACATCACCAATAAAAAAAATAAAGGTGGGAGGTGTTAGAGGAGAAATTAATAACATTAGCAAAAAAATTGGTTATGCACCTTTTAAATCAGAAGTAGAAGCAATTCTTACCTACAAAGAAAAAAACACAAATGGTATTGTATATTCTTGGTTTTCAGGAGATGGTGTGAACAGCCTAACTTCGGCAATGAAGCAAACAATGTCCTATACAAAATTACCTGTAACATCTAGCAGTGTTACTCCTGGTTTATATTTTATTGATAAAAATGGGTGTAAGTATGCAATTACTGCTCAAGATGATATCACAATTTTACAAGCACCAACAATTGTACTAAATGATATTCAAAAATGTACAGCAGATGGGAGTATCAATGTCAATGCATCACCAAAGAATTTTACACCTGCAAATGTAGATAACAGCAAGTATAGCTATAATGCAAAGGTACATTACCAATGGTATGTAAATAATACATTGATAGATGCAGCAGACGGAGGAGATAAGGAACAAATCACTATTATTTATGGGAAAGATAAAAAACCTTTTACGGTAGATCCTGATGATGTGAATGGTAAAACATTTGTATTGGAATATAGAATGGAGGCCGATTATCATGATAAGCAAAATAGAAATAATTCTCATCATGAAAAATCTCCAATCAAATCAACTTCTTTTACCGTAAAATATGACCCTCAACCAATTGCCAAAATAAAAGATATTCATACAGTCTGTGAAAATGAAACATTATATCTTGATGCTTCAGAAAGTAGTTTTGGCGATTTTTCTAGAGGAAAGATTGAGCGCTATGAATGGGAAATTAAAAATTGGGGAACAAAAACATCTACGAATCCTCAATTAATAATACCTAATATTACGCCTGGTATTTATGAAATAAAATTAACGGTTTATACTTTAAATTTATGTGCAAAAGATAGTACAACTAAAACCGTAACTGTTGGAACTCTTCCAATTGTAGATTTTAGTGCAGATATAGCCTGTTTTGGCGATGTAAATGTATTCAATAACTTATCAACTTTTAAAGGGAAAAGTATTGAAGCAAATCCAAGTAGTATTGATTATGTAAAATGGTATTTTGATTATAATGATAAAAAGAATGAGGTGATTTCTACAGAAATATCTCCTGAATATATTTTCTTAAAGCCAGGAATACATAAAGTAAAATTAGAAGTTTATTCAAAACATGGGTGTATGTCTTCTGTAACAAAAGATATAGAAATTGTTTCTAGAAACTTAAATACTTTTATAAGTATGGATACGACATTTTGTTTTAAAACAGATGGAAAAATAGAGCTACAAGCCCCTCAGAATAAAGGTTTACTTTATTATTGGAAAGATACTAATGAAACGACTTCAAAAGTGTTAAGAGATAAAGAAGGAACGTATGAACTTCTAATTATCGATACTTCTACTAAGATAGACTGTAAAACTTACTATAAATTTAACGTAAGAAGTTTATGTTCGCCACAAATTTTTACTCCAACAGGAATGTCTCCAAATAATGATGGACTAAATGATGAATTCTTAATTCGATCTCGTTATGCACTAGATATTAAATTAAATATTTATAATCGATGGGGAGAAATTATTTTTAGTAAAACATATAAAAACTCAAGTGAAGCCAGACAAGAGGGTAACGGTTGGGATGGTAATTATAAAGGAAAAGTAGTTGCCGAAGGGGTTTACACTTATACAATTGTTTATACAAGCGAACTTGATGGTAGCTCTTATAGGATGTCAAATACTATTTCAGTTTTACCTTAA
- a CDS encoding PorP/SprF family type IX secretion system membrane protein, translating into MHFLNKNNILDIKNITPCYRWGSILLLFFLCTKNIYAQDSQLSQYYASPLYLNPALVGTSNNGRAFFNYRNQWVNIPSDFATYVFGMDTPLPNKHISIGAQVVKDFIVQNNKSIYNKTIANLTSGYKFNLNRQYVVSFGLQIGFEQLDLNSSSLIFGDQINDNGITSNNTKEKLDRSTSFSPDISAGGTIYSNKLWFGVAFYHINQPTTTRNKANKNIIPMRFSMQSGYRIPLSYRWHNSVANYDDKFLTLMLHYQSQRKNDQLSLGINLDYNPILFGIWYRGLLMKENMNSGQPNHDAIIFKSGVRVKRIVLGYSFDLPIGGLTFSEGNSHEISLQYAFNLFPNHDRNKRQRWKNKFMTDKCPAPII; encoded by the coding sequence ATGCACTTTCTTAATAAAAATAATATTCTTGACATAAAGAATATTACACCTTGTTATAGATGGGGTAGTATATTGTTATTATTTTTCCTGTGTACAAAAAATATTTATGCTCAGGATTCACAACTATCTCAATATTATGCATCTCCACTCTACCTTAACCCGGCACTTGTAGGTACTTCTAATAATGGAAGAGCTTTCTTTAATTATAGAAATCAATGGGTAAATATTCCTTCTGATTTCGCTACGTATGTTTTTGGTATGGATACACCATTACCAAACAAACATATTTCTATTGGAGCACAAGTAGTAAAGGATTTTATTGTTCAGAATAATAAATCAATTTATAATAAAACCATAGCTAATTTAACGAGTGGTTATAAATTTAATTTAAACAGGCAATATGTTGTCAGTTTTGGACTTCAAATAGGTTTTGAACAGCTCGACCTCAATTCATCAAGTTTAATTTTTGGAGATCAAATAAATGACAATGGTATTACAAGTAATAATACTAAAGAGAAATTAGACAGAAGTACATCATTTTCTCCAGATATATCTGCAGGGGGTACTATCTACAGTAATAAGCTATGGTTTGGTGTGGCATTCTATCATATTAACCAGCCAACTACTACCCGAAATAAAGCAAATAAAAATATAATTCCCATGCGTTTTTCTATGCAAAGTGGTTATAGAATTCCATTAAGTTATAGGTGGCATAATAGTGTAGCAAATTACGACGATAAATTCTTGACTTTAATGCTTCATTATCAATCACAAAGAAAAAATGATCAATTAAGCTTAGGGATCAATTTAGATTATAATCCAATATTATTCGGGATTTGGTATAGAGGATTATTAATGAAGGAAAACATGAATAGTGGGCAGCCAAATCATGATGCTATTATTTTTAAAAGTGGAGTAAGAGTCAAAAGAATTGTATTGGGTTATAGTTTTGATTTACCAATTGGTGGGTTGACCTTTTCTGAAGGTAATTCACATGAAATATCCCTTCAATATGCATTCAATCTTTTTCCTAATCATGATAGAAATAAAAGACAGAGATGGAAAAATAAATTTATGACTGATAAATGTCCCGCACCAATAATCTAA
- a CDS encoding leucine-rich repeat domain-containing protein, producing MKSLTLLLLLCIFSCSKTEISPSPVDEKKILDLQKHLAAEKKQVEDLSKENDDLKDQIAALEKFKKDLKAEPKNKKEQLKIKDQLCAIDKDQIKAEILKDKDFLGDIFPIIIASKKIEYLNYKYKLNIKKNDYTTNPSGEISELEIHNTSISILPEELFKMSSLEKLNLDNTSIAVLPKQVSKLTSLTSLSLNNTPLSSLPVDIEKLKKLESLSFNNTKLKSLPNSIVKLVKLKELSLLNSSLQQLPSAIGQLSNLETLALDGTQLTSLPASINNLSNLIFLQLGVLPIDKTNLSDSIKKVIA from the coding sequence ATGAAATCACTAACACTATTATTATTGTTATGTATTTTTAGTTGTTCAAAAACTGAAATTTCACCTTCACCAGTAGATGAAAAAAAAATACTTGACCTTCAGAAGCATTTAGCAGCTGAAAAAAAACAAGTTGAAGATCTTTCTAAAGAGAATGACGATTTAAAAGATCAAATTGCAGCCTTAGAAAAGTTTAAAAAAGACCTTAAAGCTGAACCAAAAAACAAAAAGGAACAGCTAAAAATTAAAGATCAACTTTGTGCTATCGATAAAGACCAAATTAAAGCTGAAATTTTAAAAGATAAAGATTTTCTTGGAGATATATTTCCAATTATTATTGCAAGTAAAAAGATTGAATATTTAAATTATAAGTATAAGTTAAATATCAAGAAGAATGATTATACAACAAATCCCTCTGGAGAAATTTCAGAATTAGAAATTCATAATACATCTATCTCTATTTTACCTGAAGAATTATTTAAAATGTCTTCTCTAGAAAAACTAAATTTAGATAATACTTCAATAGCTGTTTTACCTAAACAAGTAAGTAAACTAACATCGTTAACTTCATTGTCTTTAAATAATACTCCTCTATCATCTCTACCTGTAGATATTGAAAAGTTAAAAAAATTAGAAAGTTTATCTTTTAATAATACAAAATTAAAATCTTTACCTAATTCAATTGTGAAACTGGTTAAACTTAAAGAGTTATCATTATTAAATTCTAGTTTACAACAGTTACCCTCAGCAATTGGTCAATTAAGTAACCTAGAAACATTAGCTCTTGATGGTACGCAATTAACTTCTTTACCTGCCTCTATTAATAATCTATCAAATTTAATATTTTTACAACTTGGCGTATTACCAATTGATAAAACCAATTTATCTGATAGTATAAAGAAAGTAATTGCTTAA
- a CDS encoding GH92 family glycosyl hydrolase, whose protein sequence is MKNFLLTSFNYLLIQLICTLNVVQAQNKDYTSFVNPFIGTQNMGHTYPGATTPFGMVQLSPETNQEAMLIDGKYNPATYAYCAGYQYADSTVFGFSHTHMSGTGHSDLGDFLVMPTTGPLKLNPGTADQPQSGYHSQFSHQTEEAIPGYYAVTLDDYNIKAELTTSDRVGYHKYTFPESDEAHIILDLISNIYNYDGKTVWTFVRVENDSTVTGYRQTNGWGKTRKVFFAMKFSKPFKSYGHKRYEEVKYNGFYRKFDQEHNFPEMAGEKIRAYFNFDTKENEAIEIKFALSSVSSAGAMRNLNTEVPEWNFNKVKNEAKEKWNNQLTKVDVQTLTEDQKITFYTALYHTMLSPVLYEDVDGQYRGLDQNIYTSDGFTNYTLFSLWDTYRALHPLFNVLHPTRNNDMIKSMLAHQEQSVHNMLPIWSHYANENWCMIGYHAVSVIADAMVKETTDVPPEKALNAALSTATVSYFDGIGEYIENGYVPADNNSASVSKTLEYAYDDFCISEIAKYAGKEGISSQFYYRSESFKNVFDSVSNYMRPKMLNGTWRKEFDPLDTHGQGFIEGNAWNYGLYVPHSVDEMITMMGGKEDFATHLDKIFTTPIEDRFIEKNEDITRDGIIGNYVHGNEPGHHIPYLYNWTNHPYKTQQRVRMIMDTMYTNERDGLCGNDDAGQMSAWYVFSALGFYPVLPGSAEYALGSPLVKEATIKFENGNILHILAKKQSEKNVYVKRVILNGVEIKGPTINHFDLMKGGELVFEMSKR, encoded by the coding sequence ATGAAAAATTTTTTACTTACTAGTTTCAATTATTTACTTATTCAACTTATATGTACACTTAACGTAGTACAAGCACAGAATAAAGACTATACTTCTTTTGTAAATCCATTTATAGGAACACAAAATATGGGGCATACTTACCCCGGAGCAACTACACCTTTTGGTATGGTTCAGCTTAGTCCTGAAACCAATCAAGAAGCAATGCTAATAGATGGAAAGTATAATCCAGCAACGTATGCGTATTGTGCTGGTTATCAGTATGCGGATAGTACTGTATTTGGTTTTAGCCATACACACATGAGTGGTACAGGGCATTCAGATTTAGGAGATTTTCTTGTGATGCCTACAACTGGACCATTAAAATTAAATCCAGGAACTGCAGATCAACCACAAAGTGGCTATCATTCTCAGTTTTCACATCAAACTGAGGAAGCGATACCCGGTTATTATGCTGTTACTTTAGACGATTATAATATTAAGGCTGAATTAACTACTTCTGATAGAGTAGGGTACCATAAATACACATTTCCAGAATCAGATGAAGCTCATATTATTTTAGATCTTATTTCTAATATTTATAATTACGATGGGAAAACTGTTTGGACTTTTGTTCGTGTAGAAAATGATTCAACAGTAACAGGTTATAGACAAACGAACGGTTGGGGAAAAACAAGGAAAGTATTTTTTGCAATGAAGTTTTCTAAGCCATTTAAAAGTTACGGACATAAACGCTACGAAGAAGTTAAGTACAATGGCTTTTACAGAAAATTTGATCAAGAACATAACTTTCCAGAAATGGCAGGTGAAAAAATTAGAGCTTACTTTAATTTCGATACTAAAGAAAACGAAGCTATTGAAATTAAATTTGCATTATCGTCTGTAAGTTCAGCTGGTGCAATGCGTAATTTAAATACTGAAGTTCCTGAATGGAATTTTAATAAAGTCAAAAATGAAGCAAAGGAAAAATGGAATAATCAATTGACTAAGGTAGATGTGCAAACACTTACGGAAGATCAGAAAATAACTTTTTATACTGCTTTGTATCATACAATGCTAAGCCCAGTTTTGTATGAAGATGTAGACGGTCAATATAGAGGTTTAGATCAAAATATTTATACCTCAGATGGGTTTACAAATTATACTTTATTCTCACTTTGGGATACTTATAGGGCACTACATCCTTTATTCAATGTATTGCACCCAACAAGAAACAATGATATGATAAAATCTATGTTGGCACATCAAGAACAAAGTGTTCATAATATGTTGCCAATATGGAGCCATTATGCCAACGAAAATTGGTGTATGATTGGTTATCATGCAGTAAGTGTAATTGCAGATGCTATGGTAAAAGAAACAACAGATGTACCTCCAGAAAAAGCACTTAATGCAGCTTTAAGTACTGCAACAGTTTCCTATTTTGATGGGATCGGTGAATATATTGAAAATGGCTATGTTCCTGCAGACAATAATTCTGCTTCGGTATCAAAAACATTAGAGTATGCTTATGATGATTTTTGTATTAGTGAAATAGCCAAATACGCAGGAAAAGAAGGGATTTCTTCTCAATTTTATTACAGGTCTGAGAGTTTTAAAAATGTATTTGATTCTGTTAGTAATTATATGCGTCCAAAAATGCTAAATGGTACTTGGAGAAAGGAATTTGATCCGTTAGATACACATGGTCAGGGATTTATTGAGGGTAATGCTTGGAACTACGGCCTGTATGTACCTCACAGTGTTGATGAAATGATAACAATGATGGGCGGTAAAGAAGATTTTGCGACTCATTTAGATAAAATTTTTACCACTCCAATTGAAGATCGTTTTATAGAAAAAAACGAAGATATTACTAGAGATGGTATTATTGGTAATTATGTACATGGTAACGAGCCTGGACATCATATTCCTTATTTATACAATTGGACCAACCACCCTTACAAAACACAACAAAGAGTCCGTATGATTATGGATACAATGTATACTAACGAACGAGATGGACTCTGCGGAAATGATGATGCAGGACAGATGAGTGCTTGGTATGTTTTTTCTGCTTTGGGTTTTTATCCAGTTCTACCAGGTTCAGCTGAGTATGCACTTGGTAGCCCACTAGTAAAAGAAGCAACAATAAAATTCGAAAATGGTAATATACTACATATTCTTGCTAAGAAACAGTCAGAAAAAAATGTATATGTAAAAAGGGTGATTTTAAATGGAGTTGAAATTAAAGGACCAACAATTAATCACTTTGATTTGATGAAAGGTGGAGAATTAGTTTTTGAAATGAGTAAAAGGTAG